In one Paramisgurnus dabryanus chromosome 21, PD_genome_1.1, whole genome shotgun sequence genomic region, the following are encoded:
- the rybpa gene encoding RING1 and YY1-binding protein A, with translation MGDKKSPSRPKRQAKPSADNGFWDCSVCTFKNSAEAFKCSICDVRKGTSTRKPRINSQLVAQQVAQQYAAPPPAKKERRERSDRDLPDDEHFDMDNSDSDRLSSLHPDSDHPERLCLDGGQPDRGHSPKERRPERVLEKHQQIDADRRPERSELTQDLLHLNRTDGEHTDRGALEKLQPHRENMDKEHPHTASSGMQPAERMGAEREELKKGKIERAIMEKHKERHKSLTPSKKPTAKKIKPKLVHKGPTGESNGVKSGKSVTKNNKSIISRPKLKNIDRSSAQQLAITVGNVTVIITDFKEKARSSSTSSSTVTSSAGSEQQHLSSSSESTDKGSSRASTPRRDHSSGHNETL, from the exons ATGGGCGACAAGAAAAGCCCATCAAG GCCAAAAAGACAAGCCAAGCCCTCTGCAGACAACGGATTTTGGGACTGTAGCGTCTGCACCTTCAAAAACAGTGCAGAGGCATTCAAATGCAGTATATGTGATGTGCGGAAAGGTACATCTACAAG GAAACCTAGGATAAACTCTCAACTCGTGGCACAGCAGGTTGCTCAGCAGTACGCCGCTCCACCCCCAGCCAAAAAAGAAAGGAGAGAAAGGTCAGACAGAGACCTGCCCGACGACGAACACTTCGACATGGACAACTCTGACTCGGACAGACTCAGCAGTCTCCACCCTGACTCCGACCATCCGGAGAGATTATGTCTTGATGGAGGTCAGCCGGACAGAGGACATTCTCCGAAGGAGCGGAGACCGGAGCGCGTTTTGGAGAAACACCAGCAGATCGATGCAGACAGGAGGCCCGAGAGATCGGAGCTGACCCAGGATCTGCTACATCTCAACAGAACGGACGGagaacacacagacagaggagCGCTGGAGAAACTTCAGCCCCACAGGGAAAACATGGACAAAGAGCATCCGCACACAGCAAGCTCCGGGATGCAGCCGGCAGAGAGGATGGGTGCAGAGAGAGAGGAGCTCAAAAAAGGAAAGATAGAACGAGCCATAATGGAAAAACACAAGGAGAGACACAAAAGCCTCACACCTAGTAAAAAACCCACCGCCAAGAAGATAAA GCCCAAACTCGTTCATAAAGGTCCAACTGGTGAAAGTAACGGCGTGAAATCTGGCAAGTCAGTGACGAAGAATAACAAATCTATAATTTCACG ACCTAAACTGAAGAACATAGACAGAAGCTCCGCCCAGCAGCTCGCTATAACAGTGGGCAATGTGACTGTCATCATCACAGACTTTAAGGAGAAGGCTCGCTCCTCCTCCACCTCCTCATCTACTGTCACCTCCAGTGCTGGCTCTGAGCAGCAGCACCTGAGCTCCAGCTCGGAGAGCACAGACAAGGGCTCCTCCCGCGCCTCCACCCCTAGGAGAGACCACTCGTCTGGGCATAACGAGACCCTGTGA